One stretch of Bos indicus x Bos taurus breed Angus x Brahman F1 hybrid chromosome 22, Bos_hybrid_MaternalHap_v2.0, whole genome shotgun sequence DNA includes these proteins:
- the TMCC1 gene encoding transmembrane and coiled-coil domains protein 1 isoform X4, which produces MLMWCGCTCLFCERHFSEAVKIERLEVSSLAQTSSAVASSTDGSLHTDSVDGTPDPQRTKAAIAHLQQKILKLTEQIKIAQTARDDNVAEYLKLANSADKQQAARIKQVFEKKNQKSAQTIQQLQKKLEHYHRKLREVEQNGIPRQPKDVFRDMHQGLKDVGAKVTGFSEGVVDSVKGGLSSFSQATHSAAGAVVSKPREIASLIRNKFGSADNIPNLKDSLEEGQVDEAGKALGAISTFQSSPKYGSEEDCSSATSGSVGANSTAGGLAVGASSSRTNTLDMQSSGFDALLHEVQEIRETQARLEESFETLKEHYQRDYSLIMQALQEERYRCERLEEQLNDLTELHQNEILNLKQELASMEEKIAYQSYERARDIQEALEACQTRISKMELQQQQQQVVQLEGLENATARNLLGKLINILLAVMAVLLVFVSTVANCVVPLMKTRSRTFSTLLLVVFIAFLWKHWDALLGYVQRFFSSPR; this is translated from the exons ATCGAGCGGTTGGAAGTGAGCAGCCTCGCCCAGACCTCCAGTGCGGTGGCCTCCAGCACAGATGGCAGCCTGCACACAGACTCGGTGGATGGAACCCCAGACCCTCAGCGCACAAAGGCTGCTATTGCCCACCTGCAGCAGAAGATCCTGAAGCTCACGGAACAAATCAAGATTGCACAGACGGCCCGGGACGACAACGTGGCTGAGTACCTGAAGCTGGCCAACAGCGCAGACAAGCAGCAGGCCGCCCGCATCAAGCAGGTCTTTGAGAAGAAGAACCAGAAGTCCGCCCAGACCATCCAGCAGCTGCAGAAGAAGCTCGAGCACTACCACAGGAAGCTCCGGGAGGTGGAGCAGAATGGGATCCCCCGGCAGCCAAAGGACGTCTTCAGGGACATGCACCAGGGGCTGAAGGATGTGGGCGCCAAGGTGACCGGCTTCAGCGAAGGCGTGGTGGACAGTGTCAAGGGGGGGCTGTCCAGCTTCTCCCAGGCAACCCACTCGGCCGCCGGGGCCGTGGTCTCCAAGCCCAGAGAGATCGCATCTCTGATTCGTAATAAGTTTGGCAGCGCCGACAACATCCCCAACCTGAAGGACTCTTTAGAGGAAGGGCAGGTGGACGAAGCAGGGAAGGCCTTGGGGGCCATTTCCACCTTTCAGTCCAGCCCCAAGTATGGGAGTGAGGAGGACTGTTCCAGCGCCACCTCGGGCTCAGTGGGCGCCAACAGCACCGCCGGCGGCCTCGCCGTAGGAGCGTCCAGCTCCAGAACCAACACCCTGGACATGCAGAGCTCAGGGTTCGATGCACTGCTGCACGAGGTCCAGGAGATCCGGGAAACCCAGGCCCGACTCGAGGAATCTTTTGAGACCCTCAAGGAACATTATCAGAGGGACTATTCGCTAATAATGCAGGCCTTACAGGAGGAGCGATATAG ATGTGAACGATTAGAAGAACAACTGAATGACCTAACAGAGCTCCACCAGAATGAAATCTTGAACTTGAAGCAGGAATTGGCCAGCATGGAAGAGAAAATTGCGTATCAGTCCTACGAACGGGCCCGGGACATCCAG GAGGCCCTGGAGGCGTGCCAGACCCGCATCTCCAAGAtggagctgcagcagcagcagcagcaggtggttcAGCTGGAGGGGCTGGAGAACGCCACCGCCCGGAACCTGCTGGGCAAGCTCATCAACATCCTCCTGGCGGTCATGGCAGTCCTTTTGGTCTTCGTGTCCACGGTCGCCAACTGCGTGGTCCCGCTCATGAAGACTCGCAGCAGGACGTTCAGCACGTTGCTGCTCGTGGTGTTCATCGCCTTTCTCTGGAAGCACTGGGACGCCCTCCTGGGCTACGTGCAGCGCTTCTTCTCCTCACCCAGATGA
- the TMCC1 gene encoding transmembrane and coiled-coil domains protein 1 isoform X5: MEPSLSSETIERLEVSSLAQTSSAVASSTDGSLHTDSVDGTPDPQRTKAAIAHLQQKILKLTEQIKIAQTARDDNVAEYLKLANSADKQQAARIKQVFEKKNQKSAQTIQQLQKKLEHYHRKLREVEQNGIPRQPKDVFRDMHQGLKDVGAKVTGFSEGVVDSVKGGLSSFSQATHSAAGAVVSKPREIASLIRNKFGSADNIPNLKDSLEEGQVDEAGKALGAISTFQSSPKYGSEEDCSSATSGSVGANSTAGGLAVGASSSRTNTLDMQSSGFDALLHEVQEIRETQARLEESFETLKEHYQRDYSLIMQALQEERYRCERLEEQLNDLTELHQNEILNLKQELASMEEKIAYQSYERARDIQEALEACQTRISKMELQQQQQQVVQLEGLENATARNLLGKLINILLAVMAVLLVFVSTVANCVVPLMKTRSRTFSTLLLVVFIAFLWKHWDALLGYVQRFFSSPR; the protein is encoded by the exons ATCGAGCGGTTGGAAGTGAGCAGCCTCGCCCAGACCTCCAGTGCGGTGGCCTCCAGCACAGATGGCAGCCTGCACACAGACTCGGTGGATGGAACCCCAGACCCTCAGCGCACAAAGGCTGCTATTGCCCACCTGCAGCAGAAGATCCTGAAGCTCACGGAACAAATCAAGATTGCACAGACGGCCCGGGACGACAACGTGGCTGAGTACCTGAAGCTGGCCAACAGCGCAGACAAGCAGCAGGCCGCCCGCATCAAGCAGGTCTTTGAGAAGAAGAACCAGAAGTCCGCCCAGACCATCCAGCAGCTGCAGAAGAAGCTCGAGCACTACCACAGGAAGCTCCGGGAGGTGGAGCAGAATGGGATCCCCCGGCAGCCAAAGGACGTCTTCAGGGACATGCACCAGGGGCTGAAGGATGTGGGCGCCAAGGTGACCGGCTTCAGCGAAGGCGTGGTGGACAGTGTCAAGGGGGGGCTGTCCAGCTTCTCCCAGGCAACCCACTCGGCCGCCGGGGCCGTGGTCTCCAAGCCCAGAGAGATCGCATCTCTGATTCGTAATAAGTTTGGCAGCGCCGACAACATCCCCAACCTGAAGGACTCTTTAGAGGAAGGGCAGGTGGACGAAGCAGGGAAGGCCTTGGGGGCCATTTCCACCTTTCAGTCCAGCCCCAAGTATGGGAGTGAGGAGGACTGTTCCAGCGCCACCTCGGGCTCAGTGGGCGCCAACAGCACCGCCGGCGGCCTCGCCGTAGGAGCGTCCAGCTCCAGAACCAACACCCTGGACATGCAGAGCTCAGGGTTCGATGCACTGCTGCACGAGGTCCAGGAGATCCGGGAAACCCAGGCCCGACTCGAGGAATCTTTTGAGACCCTCAAGGAACATTATCAGAGGGACTATTCGCTAATAATGCAGGCCTTACAGGAGGAGCGATATAG ATGTGAACGATTAGAAGAACAACTGAATGACCTAACAGAGCTCCACCAGAATGAAATCTTGAACTTGAAGCAGGAATTGGCCAGCATGGAAGAGAAAATTGCGTATCAGTCCTACGAACGGGCCCGGGACATCCAG GAGGCCCTGGAGGCGTGCCAGACCCGCATCTCCAAGAtggagctgcagcagcagcagcagcaggtggttcAGCTGGAGGGGCTGGAGAACGCCACCGCCCGGAACCTGCTGGGCAAGCTCATCAACATCCTCCTGGCGGTCATGGCAGTCCTTTTGGTCTTCGTGTCCACGGTCGCCAACTGCGTGGTCCCGCTCATGAAGACTCGCAGCAGGACGTTCAGCACGTTGCTGCTCGTGGTGTTCATCGCCTTTCTCTGGAAGCACTGGGACGCCCTCCTGGGCTACGTGCAGCGCTTCTTCTCCTCACCCAGATGA